The sequence cctggctgggatgatttagttggggttagtcctgctttgagcagggggttggactagatgacctcctgaggtctcttccaaccctaatcttctatgattctatgtccttTCAGTGATATCCCTGCCAGCCTTGGAATGCTACAGGGACCGCCCGAGGAGTAAAACAGAACAGCCCAGGTTATCTACAGAAATATCACAGCGTCTCCACCCTAGGAGACcacaggaggcagggggagcaggagcCCAGCTAGGCTACAGCCAGATTAATTGGCTGCCTAACCAAAACAACTAAATTCTGGACAAAGATCAATGGGGAACAAACCAATGAGAAGCCAGTTAACGAGCCAATCAAGGCTGCAGTGAAAGGCAAAGAAGTGGCTGACTGGACATTCTCAGCATTGGCCATAACCAGAGTCCCTTGCATGTTTTGGGTGTTGAATCTGTGTACTAGCCAATCAGAACTCTGCTTCTTCCAGTCTGGCAGCCAATGAGATTGCTTGGTTGGCAGGAGAGGCGCCCCCATTGGCTTCCAAAGTCAAAAGGCACAATATTTGGCTGATAATGATATGCTACAATTCTCCTGGAGTCTCTACAGCTTTGACAATGTCAAGCTGCCCTGGGCTGAAAAGCCAAATACACCAAGAGGAGCATTAAAAGCAGCCTGCAAACTAGTTACCCACATGTGTGGGGAAAACCCACTGTTGTTCTGTTCAGCTAAAAGGGGCCCCTTCTGTGGGAAGTCTGGGGTACCTCATGTGCAAGGCAGAGGGGCAGAGCTGACCAAGTGTGACTAAAGATCAAAGTTCCTTCAGGACCGCAGGGGGATATTTAATGACATTTGACAGGCCAGGAGATGGAGAAATAGTAAATTGCTCCCTGAGATCCCCACCCTGGTTCTCTCAAGGGATGGGCAAAATTCAAAGGGGGCAGAGGTGCTGTTCAGATGCTCATCATGCCCTCTGGATGCTTAATCTTGCCTTGGCATGGGGAGAGGGACTAGATTCCCTCTTCAGCCTTCCATTTCTACGATTCTCTGAACCTCACCCCAATTCTCCAGAAGTGCACTGTCAGGCAGGACATTTTACAAAGATGGGCAGATTTCCATTGCTTTATGGTTCCACCCATGCCAGAAACCCAGCCAAACAGCCTTCCTTGTGATCATTTGGATTTCCCATCCTTGCTCCTGAATGGAATCAAGGCAcggcaaaaatgaaaaaaaaaaaatcatgaaggaAGGGGCTGAGAGATTTTCAAAcctgaaaaatgttttgggtgAAGGTTCAGGTTGGTTCTTCGTTGATCAGAACCAGAGCACCCATCCCTATATGGGAATCTTCAGTATAATGAATTTGTAAGtcataactaaggctaagattttgtcatgcatatttttagtaaatgttACAGACAggacatgggcaataaagaaaaattcatggaagccgtgacctgtctgtgacgtttactaaaaatatgcatgacaaaatgggTCGCCCAGGGGTGCCTGGCTCGGAACTGCAGAGTCCCCACATCACTGATAGCTCCAAGCTTGGGGGCACCCCTGCCACCTGCGGTGCCTCTGGCTCGGAGCTCTGGGACACCCCTGCCAGCCACAGGGGCTCCATGCTCTGGGGCACCCCTGCCAgccatggggctgggagctgcggagcaCCTGTGCTGCCCGCAGTGGCCGGTAGCTCCCAGGGCCCCGCTGCCCGTGGCGGCTGGCAGCTGCGGAGTGGCCCCACtgcctgcagtggcagggagctcCCAAGGCCCCACTGCCTGCAGCAATCAGGAGCTGCGGACCAGCCCCGCTGCCCGCGGCGGTGGGGAGCTCCCGGGGCCCCACTGCCcgcggtggctgggagctgcagatgggCCCCGCTGCccgcagtggctgggagctgcggggcactCCTGCCGCCCTCTGTGGCTGGGAGCTCGGGCCCTACAGTTCACAGCTACCAGGCGTGGGGGAACCCTACAGCTCCCAAGTGCTGGGGCtcaagtcacagaggtctctggaagtcatggattctgtgacttccgtgacaaagTCATAGCCCCAGTCATAACTCAATTCATATTAGGTAATCTCTCTCAAACCCAAACTACCATCTAGTGGCCTTGGTCCCTTAACAGGAGCTAGGGATTCAGATTCAAACACCCAGgctcatttcttttctctttcccccctTGGGCACGTCCCTGTATTCACTAGCCTCCCAGATCTAGTCCCGACATGTACATTGCAGCTTGAGCCTCCCATGGTGCAAAGGAGGGGGCAGGCCTGGATTAAGACCTAGGTTCTACAGGCCCATGTTTAGACCCTCGAGCTCTTGGAATCACATGATCATAACAGAATCTGAGATTTCATTAAGAAGAACAGTCAGTTTCTAGCCCTTCTGATTGGGAAGTTTGAAACCAGGGCCTCAGGGTAACCAAGTAACTATGCCCCATTTCCATTAGCCATTAGAAACTGCCACACATAGAGAGACTTGTGATTTGTGAAGTTATTTAATCACTTAAATAGTAACAACCAAGGTTAGACTGATGGCGCAGCCAGCGTTAGACACAGTAACAAAAGAATAGGGTTCCAAGGGAAGTCGATAACACCCCATGGCCAAGATCCCAGGACAAATAAAGACcaaaggagaaagaaaggaggagaGGAACCACAGTGCACAGACTCAGCTATCTTGAGCACGAGTCCATGCAAACTACCAGGATGCAAAAGGAACTATTTTCACACCTCAGGCCACATCAAAGGGCAAGCTGTGAAATGAGTTCCGGGGCACATGAATACCTCAGTGGTGCTTTGTAGTTGGTGTGAGGCATTGGTTGCTTTGGGTTACAACAACAGAGGTTGCAATGTGCGGTGGTTTGGTTTTCTGGGTTATACTGGATTAGCAGTGTTTTTAGGAGGCTACCAGAGTGGCCCACATGTGTTTCCAGGAGCCCGCAAGGCCCCTGGATCACTTTCCGTCATCGTCGTTAGCGAACAACTTGTAGTTGAAGAAGTCCATCGATTCCTGAGCGAGCTTGGAGAGGTGGATCACACCTGTGATCACCAGGGCAatgagcagcagtggcagcagcaggctCCACACCATCGCCAGGATGTTGTAGCATTTGGCTTTGGAGCTGAAGCGGCGAGCGGCCTCAATGTCACCAGCCACCTTCTGATCCCGCGCCTGCAACAGCCAAGCCAGGAAGGGTGCAGCGAGTTAGTGACATGGCAGAGGAGGCAAAGGATGAGGCAATGCCCTGAGAGCAACGCAATCGAACTACAAGCATCAGAACAGGCTGCAACCACCCACTGCAGCTCTCAGCGGCTGTCTGTCACCTCACTTCCATCTGCCCCTTGCTCTGGAGCTGACTGTTCTCTCCCCGTTCCATTCTCTCTGAACTTCTCTGTCAGCCTAATCCAGTGAGTCTAAGCAAATAACTGACACCCTTTGCTGGCTCCCTCACCAGACATGTCACAGCAAAGCAGACTCACCCACTCACCAACTGATAACTTACCCCTCCTTTACTATACAcatcatctctgaatttggcccactaagtctcagctggtgtaactcaacaTGACGAGGGGCCAGGAGAGAGCTCTGTAACTAGAAACATCACAGGGCACTGCAAGAATGTGTGAATTAAAGTAGTTCCCATCCCACTTTAATTTACACCTTCCTCCAGCTCCCTGATGTGTTAATTAAACCACTTTCAGCTCCCTTATGCATCAGTAAACGAGTTACAGCACCTCTGACCTTAGCCCACTGTCTGCCTCTTTGTGTCTCAGCTTTATCTCatcacacactcactcacacgcTCCTTTGCTGTTGGCATCTCTTAGCAAATCAAATCCAAGGAGGAGCAGTCGCTCTGATGTCTGACCCTATATGAATGATCCTCAGCAGAGAGATCTGGGAACAGAACCGTTACTCTaaccctcttcttcccccagttCTCTAGGAAGTGCTTCTTGCTGACTTCATTAAATCCATTCCCAGCAGTTTAGGATatacccctcccccattcctgaaCAGAGCAGATTCCCAGCTGCAAGATGTGGGATATGGAGGAGTCCCTCCACATGGATCATGGTCCCTGGGCATCCTCTGGAGTAGAGAAGTCAGTCCCCAGAACCTCATCCATATATGGATGGCACTAATTATGGGATAACAGGAAAGAGTGATTGCCAAGACAGCACGCAGCTTCATTGATGTGTGGCAATCTAGCTGGGGATATTATTTAGATGATACACACCAGCCTCAGCCAGCATGAGGACGTGGTGCTTAAGGATGCTGCACCAGCACATGGTGCTCACATAATTCCTGATGCTCTTTACATAAACACTGCAGTCAGCTATCCTGCCCCATCACTGCCCTTTCAGACCCAGCCACTGAATCAGGAGGCTCAGGCAGTCTGTCCTGGAAATGCCAGAGCAGCTGTCACAGATAGTTGTATTTTTCacagtatttttcctttttaaaggtaGAACTCCAGCTAGTGGGCAGCACTGGGCAATTTCCTCCGCTAGGACAGTGCTAACAAGGTGAGATTTAGGACTGAGACAAACTGAAGCCAACTGCCGATAACAACTTTCTACCGGGTCACAGTAGTGCCAGTAGGGCGGTACCCTCTGGTACGCAGTACCGGCAGGAGATTTTTTAGCGGGTACGGGGTACTGGAAAGACTTGGGgctagccccctccccctccggagGGGGGAGGGTCATGACATTCTTCCAGCATCTCCTAGATTTTTCACATCACTTCCCGATTTTAGGGTATATTACAActcagagaacagagagagatcCCAGAATCGCTAGGTAACCTGGGTGAAGTTTATAATTCCTACCATAATCCCTGGGAAATCCTAGCATCTCTAGGTCAACTCAATGTATCATTCTTACATCTTAGTGCATCTAGTCTCTAAAGAGACCCCCAGGAAGGAATCTCCATGTAAAACTAGATGCACTGAGATGTACACTTCCTAGCCGAGTCCCCTAGGAAATCCTGAAATCTCCAAGTGACTGGGAGACATGGACACAAAAGGGTCCGTTTCTGCACTAGAGTCAGCCTTTATGGGCTTGTGTAGAAGAGGCAGAGGAGAGCTGGGCTGTCTTACCTTGACGGAGTAGGCAAGAGCCACTAAGCCAAAACAACAGAGGTTCATGTAGATGGTGTTGAAGATGGACCAGATCAGGTGGTCCCGGGGCACTACGGAGGGTCCGATGGTGATGACGGTGGGAGAAGTGTCCTGCTTGCGGGATGTCATGGGCAGGTAGTCCTCACGAGGGTAAGACGTGTCCATGGTCCTGGAAGGCGAAATCCTCAGCTCTCCTGTGGTAGCAGCCTGTAAGGGGAACCAGTGCAGGGCAGGTCCTTTTTATAGTCTCTGCCTGAGGCACAGCTCCATCTCCCTCTATATATAAAACAGGGAAATTACAGCCCTCGCCTGGCTGTGGTTATCAGAAATGTTTGGCCAAAGCTGAGAGCAACATACTTGGGTTTGTAAGCCTGCCGTCCCCTGATTGTGTATGGAGCGCTTTTTATAGCCTCGTGGGCTGAGGCCTCCCTGTCAGCCTTTTCCAGAGAGCTGGGCAGCTCGAGGCACTGATTCAGGAACCCGGCTTCGAAAGGACGTGCTGCAGATCCTGAGCGCTGCAAAGGGCCATGGACCATACAGGATTGTGCGTGGCAATTCTGTGTTATAACCCATCAGGGACAGAGAGGGAAGCTGGAGGCACAGCAAGGTACGTGTACAGGGCAATACAAGTGCATTGAAAGAGCTCTTTCTTCTCAAGCCCTAAAAGATCAATAACTTCCCAGAGGGGATTGCATTTCTCCTGCTGTCTCTATATGTTTTTCTGGGTTTTGCATTATCCTTTGCTAAATATTCTAAAATGTACGATTCCCATCCATCTACAGCTCTGAGACCCAAGGTGACGCCCCCACGTCAGGAACTTCACAAATGAATCATCCACGAacggtaaagcactttgaaatggaGAGCTGCTGCCAAGGCTAGGGAGGGGCTGAAACAGGACCCTAACGGAGCTAGCTTTGCAAACCCCTGGCTAgaccctcaaaagtatttaggcaccaaagtcaatgggagttaagtgcctaaatacctttgagaaatTGGGCCCTGTGCCTATCCTGGAATGAATGCCCCATAGAAGTGTTCTCCAAGACAGCTCCAAGGACTGTTCGAGCAAGGGGCTATTGTTCATGGCATGGGACTGAAGTACTTATATTCAAGGAGGAGATGTGAAGCCAGcatctgccctcagttacattgACGTAAAAGAGTAAAATCTGCTCCACAGGGTCCATTCCAGGCTGGCAGATATCCAGGTCAAGTTTTCTTCTTCCAGAGTCCAGAGCAGGTTTTTTTACCTCTCTGAAACCCCAAGGCTCAACCCTAGCAATGGCTGGAGCAGCTCTGATCATAAGACCAACCAGACTTCAGTAAGAGTAAAGACAAATCAGCAGCAAGTCTAATATTTCTAACGTCTCTGTGCTCAGAAGTTCTGGCTATTTCAGTGCAACCCCCAGTAATTCACAGGAATATGCTGGTGTTGTCTTTTCAGGTTTGACACTGGCCATCAGACAGCTGTCACACTAAGGATTCCAGTCTTTACCAAACCAGGTTGGCTACAGGTACATACAACTCTCACAACCAAGAGATTGCTGCCTTTCAAAGTCGCTTGCCCAGAATAAAGACtaactggatattgcagttcaggGGATGGGTTGCTTAGGACTCAGGCACCCTCCACGTATCAATGGAAGAGTGAATGCAGGTGAGAGACAGGAGGTCAGAGCTGAGATACCTGAGACAAGCACCTTAGCAATTCTACAGATTAGATGGATGGCAGTGATTCTAGTACCAGCCCTGATACAGCACAATAGGGAGAGCTGTAGTGTTAGAGGGCACCATCCATATGACCAAGGCTACTACAGTCACACACCTGGAAAAGGAAAGAGCTGCTCATGTTAAATCCAGCTGTACTGATAATATTGCAGGATACTTCCCTTTCTACCACCATAGCTTTCTGCCAGGGTCTTGGCTATGGTACCCCTCAAGATCTGTAACAGTAACCACTGCTGTTCAGGGGGTAGCAGTTCACAGGGTCCAGGATGTGCCTAGCACACGTTGGGgtgcagtaaaataaataatatttgtaaTGGCTATAATGTATACCTGGGGCAGTGGGATCTCCTCTTGGAAAGGCTGAAGATGGGATGAATTATTTGCAAGGCTCTTTGGTACCAAAAAGGATGTGGGTGAAAAGCCAACGAGCTATGTACAGAGCCTGCAGGCTTTACTTAGCAAAGTTTCTGCAGGCAGAGGTGTTCCCACCACAGAGTCTAACAAACAACAGCTGAACAACTCTATACCAGGCTCTGACTCTTATCCTCCAACGAGAAGCAAGTGAGCCCACCACCATTCTCTAACCTGCTGCTGTTATCAGAATTGAAGATGATCAACATGTAGCTCTAAGTCtgttcctgcagcccctggtaTTGTTCAAACATCAGGACTCAGACTCCAAAAAGTTATaatattggcttaaaaatcatgaggtttttttaaaaaataatacattgggggttctttgtatttgtttttgagcctttaggacagaggtgggcaaactacggcccgcgggccacatccggcctgcgggaccgtcctgcccggcccttgagctcccggccggggaagctagcccctggcccctcccctgctgtcccccctcccccgcagcctcagctcgccatgccaccagcgtgggagggggctgcactgcgggggcaggggagctgagcagggagggTGGCGGGAGCgcggccggaggactcaggaggagcaccaGGCAGCCATGCAGCCGGCTGGAGAGAAGCGGCACTTTGAAAGGGAAACCGCCACTTCTCTCCGGCTGCGCAGCTGCCCCTgatcctcctgagtcctccaccCATGTTCGCAGGGCCAGgttccgaaaggggctttagaggggtggttggatgggggtgggatcccagggggcctgtcggggggagggtgtgtggatagggggaggggcagtcagggagcagggggagttggatagagggtgcggtcccggggggggggcagttaggggcaaagggtcccaggagggggtggtcaggggacaaggagtagggggggttggatgggtcgggggttctgagcagggcctgtcagggggcgggaagtaggagggggtGAATAGGGTtaggggaggcacagccttccctacctggccctccatacagttttggaaccccagtgtggccctcaggccaaaaagtttgcccacccctgctttaggatATTCTCAAGTCCCAGTTTTGTGATCTACTCTGCAATCGAGATGGTTagaaactcactttttttttaaatgaaagttgagatttccATGCAGTCAtgtgggctttaagaaaaataccaaatgtaacttccctcctcccctcccccctgccccgcatCCTCCTTACCATAAGTGAGGCTGTGAAACTTACCTGGGCCTGGAGTCCCAGAAGCCGTTGCTGCCCCGTTGCCAGGCAACCCTCCCTTAAGCAGAGAGGAGGCCAGAGAGACGGAACTAAAGCAGCTGCCCAGATGTCCCAAAAAAGGGGGGCTCTGGTTGGTTTTTGACCCCAGATGCCTGAGAGAGAGGAGGCAATCACTCCTTCTGGGGTGTCAGTTGAAAGGGAAGCGAGGGAGCATCCAGCTCCCTTCACTGAGTGACTGGTTTGAGAATTTTCCCACTCCTCAGTTGGGAAACTCCATTGAGTTAAGTTCCCAGTGGGCCTACCACACCACTGCAAAGGGAATGACTGCCTGACGGACTGTTCAGCTGCCTCAGCCTACAGCCAGATCGCTGACAGTTACTTAAGCCAGGAGGAAAAGCAGAAAGCTTATAGCTAAGCTTGTTGCCCCAgtgtgaggcctggtctacactacagagttaggccaacataaACCAccttgcatcgacctaactaTGGAAATGTCAGAgggtctgaagaagtgaggttcttacccacgaaagcttatgctcccaatacttctgttagtcttaaaggtgccacaggaccctctgttgctttttacagattcagactaacacggctac is a genomic window of Malaclemys terrapin pileata isolate rMalTer1 chromosome 4, rMalTer1.hap1, whole genome shotgun sequence containing:
- the LOC128836265 gene encoding interferon-induced transmembrane protein 5-like; the encoded protein is MDTSYPREDYLPMTSRKQDTSPTVITIGPSVVPRDHLIWSIFNTIYMNLCCFGLVALAYSVKARDQKVAGDIEAARRFSSKAKCYNILAMVWSLLLPLLLIALVITGVIHLSKLAQESMDFFNYKLFANDDDGK